The window AGTTTCAAGCGCTATTTTGACACCCACAGTGGATCGGAAGCTGTGCTCAAATTTAGTCATCTATTGTCTTCAGGGCACACTGATTGGTTAGAACTTTGGTACTGAATGTACATAATAACATTGATGAGCAAGCATGTGTGCCATCTTATTTCTGTTAGACACAGACCTCAGCTTTGTCATGTGTAGCTCTAGCTTGGGAGCACCTAGTTAAATACATGGGTACAGAGACATCTTCTTTTGGCAACTTCTGCACCGGGTTTGATGAGGtctgttgcattaaaaaaaaagttaaaatctgGTGACTGTAGAAAGCATATTTTCATTTAGAGCATAAATGTTTTAAAGGAAAATTattgaaaattgcaaaaataaaacaaaaagctgTTAAGGTTACAACGCTGTAACTCGGTAATAACTAATGATGTCACATTTCTGTAAACCGCATCTAATAATATATCTAAAGCGTACAAATTGATGTATTAACTAACTTGAAAGTAGAGCTTTTGCAAAgccctcgtaaacattgtaatgAATTCACATGAGTTATGAATTTATAGAAAAGATGCAGTTTGCAAAACTACAATATTtatttttggtgcagagttatggatttgtaaacttcatgcttctagtatttttttttaacttaccaaTTTCCGGCAACATTTATAAAAATTTCAGGGTCCTAAATTAAAACTCTGATCCAAGAGTCGATAGAATTTATCTCACTCTCTTAAATGTAACAAATTTCGTTCAACTGGGTCCAAACAACAGGAAGCTTTGTAGTGAACGTCGAAATAGTTAGAGCTAACGACAGGCCAGAACGACTACTACAGCTGCCAGTTAATTCGCGGGGGAGAGCACTGGTTCGGGGCTGCAAGATGACCAAAATGGTGGCGCTGGTGGTTTGAATTAATGGCGTTTCGAACCTGCAGTCACGGCGAAAAGTCTGAAATATATGCACACGAACCACTAAAACAGTTGATATCCCAGTACACCCTTTAGGCGTGATTATTTCTTCCCATTAAAAATTttgtttcaccacatttcttgcatgtTGTGAGAATCACGAAAAGCATTCAAATGCAGAACAGATTAGAATTTTCGGTTCTTCAATTAGTTCTATCAAGTTTACAGATTGTGAACTTGATGCGAGAAAACTCAAGAACAGCATCAGGTATGAGAAAATCAACTATTTCAGGTCTAGCATACTTCGAAAGCATCCATCCAGCCACTTGGAAAATGTGCTTGATGTAAAACACTGCGAAAAACCATGAAAGAAGGGAACCTGCTACATTACGACATACTGACATCGAGAGCAAACACTCAACTGTCTGCCTTCTAACTTGTTTTTAACACACCTTACACATGTTATTCAAGCACAGGTATGATtggaagtgtttcaagatgtatgcaacATGTTTTAAACATACTTATTTTCATTGGTGCTTTTGCTTGTGATGCGGTCTTGTCGTACACAATTGTGCACACAGTGCCTCAAGGAGATGTAATATGCAAAGCAAGACGAGTTTGACGTACCGAAGTCTGGAAGAAGACTTTGCATGATATTTGCTCGATTTCACAATATTTGGTCGTGCTTGTACAACCAACCGGATCTTGTCGTAAGGCTCCTCCAAACTCTGTAAGTTAACTGCAATGGAATTTTACTTTGGCTAAATTATAAATGAACTGTCAAATCAATCTTGGCATAGCTGCAGGGCTGGCAATCATgtcatttttttaattagcaGCCTCTAAAGTATAGCACAGCGGATGATgcgtgcacctggtggttagcgAATATATGATGCAAATCCTACCACATCACCTCGGAGCCTTTCAGCACACCGCTGCCACCGCTGCATACTGTGGGCGCTGCCGAATCTAGTTCCGAGGAGCCGCACGCTGCTTCTCAACATTCCGAGTGCTGCATCATTTCTGATGAGAGGCAATGGCGGCATTATAAAATTTCTATCCGaataaaaaaatgcatttttgctACCTTTTAGTGATGCATACAATCGTGTTTCAAACGCAGAATTTTACACGGAGGATGCTGTGTATGTATTATATCTTTAACTAGGCTTGTTAGGCATCCAAAATTTCATTGCTGTTGGCCTTTAACGTTATGAATCAGCACATGCAGTGAGCTATGAGGGACACGGTGGGGCATAGCCACTGAGCCTCCACTATGTGTTACGCTTGTGTTTCTTTGAAACATACACCTGATAGCAACCCTTAACTTTGAGTCCCGTATTTCTAGCTTCCTAGAAAGCGCAAACGGCACTGCACTTGCACAATTCCCAAACTCCGCTTGGGCTCATTTGCACTCTTTCTGTGTTCTTTTGTATGCACGGTTGATAGTGCCTTTTGGCTTTGGGTCTCGTTTCGAAAACCCGTAAAACTCTGAAAAGTAACGGCGACACTGCGCATGCTCAAATACAAGGACTGATAGCACCCGTTAatttttttatactctgcttATAATATAAATTCTGCAACTTCGGAGCCACGACTCAAGGGCATCACTGCAGGCTGCTAATGCACTATATAAGTACAGTACTAGAGATTGGTGTATGCAGGCCGTTTCATTTTTGTGATCGATCTTAGTGACCCGACGTCGCAAGCACTAAATTTGTGCACCATTCATAGTTTTTATCGGGGCTACTGTAAAGCGTGCAAATGAGGCAGAATCCACAAGTTTTCACGGTACATGTTCCTAATGTAACCAGCACTGCGGTTGCGATGACATCAGCGCTACTGTGAGCACAGTAATTTTTCACAACCTTAGCCAACTTTTGTTTAAAGACTTTATTGACAAAAACAAAGGCCTATTTAGAAGTTTAACAAAGTTGTGAACATAGTCATGCGATATACATATGAAAACATAGGTGCCATAAGCAGCAATAAATACATGCTAGACAAAAAAAATATGTGTATAGGATGCATACTCGATCTGCAAATATTTGTTTCTTGTAAAACGTTAGCGTTGCAATTTGCTCCATTCATTTGTTAAACAGCCACAATATGTGTCCTAAATTGACTCATAAAAAGCTAAACAGGTGTATAAATAATGTACATGTATCTTTATGTATAATGTTGTTGCAGTGTGCAAAATAGCACCAAACAACAATTTCACCAGGTTTTCAAGCTGTTGCTTGTAGAGTGTAAAAGACAGTGCGCACGCCTAAGGGGAAGGAGGTTCAACATTTCACAATATTGTATAACTTTTGGCCTATGTAGAGCGATAAAGTTAGCACAACAGAGACTTACTAGCACAGACGTTGCACAGGAATGCTGGAAAGTGCATCTGATAGTGAACGTGGCGACACACTGTGGCGCTGTGTGGTCGATTTATACCGCAATATATGATATTCTTCAAGCAGAATCTTGTTTTGATCTAGTTGGTCGTTCATGTTGGAGTTTTGCATATCCGATCACTGCCATGTGGCACTAGGAATGATGCAACGAAAAATTCAGTCAGTCATTCATGATGGCACAATGCGCTTAAATGTGAATGTATTCTGTGGATATACTTCAGTTGGTAGTTGGTGTATGTCCTGTCCCTTCTATAAAAATCTTGTCTTGCAAAACTTGTCCGTAAACGTACTAGAATATCTTCGCAATGATTAAGTCGCTTTGACACATTAGCATCTTCAAATACATGGAACACAGTCAGTTATTGCACGAAAAACAATGCATGCTTTTGTTGAACATGGTGTCACTCCTAACATTGCTGCATGCCTCTGCGCCTTCAACTTACGCCTATGTGAGTACGCCTCAGTTATGCTAAAACATTCTAGTCACCACTAAAGCAACATGTCAAAAGGTAGATAAGAAGGTGTTCAATCATCAGGAGGGACGTTTTCACGAGTACAAAACTGAGCAATGGATGTGGCTGTAGCTGCCACATgatttgttccttttttttcccccccagAGATGAGTTTTTGGTTGGCACGTACATTGGTGAGTTAGGCACTAGTGAAGTTTAGCTAGAAGTTTAACATTTAACGCCCGTTTTGAAGTGCACGTGCGCTTTGACAAATGGGCACCTTGGAAATGGATGCTGCATGCTGTTGTCATGTCCCGTGTTCGCACTGACTCAAGACGGATAGTTGCAAGGAAGGCACGGTTAGAGCTCGTCGTGTTTGGGGCCGCTGAACTCCTCCTTGGAGATGACGCCGTCACGATCCTTGTCCTCGTGCTGGAAGATCTCCTCTACCATCTTGTCCGTGTCTGGCAGGTCCTTGAGTCCAGCAGCCTGTGCGGCTGGGAGTTGTTCTTTCAGGTATTTGCTGATCTGCAAGAAAGTACGATACATATCCAGTTTTATGAGTTGGGGCTGGCAGAGGTGATAGCATTAACGGTTTCGCGGTTTTCGTTCGACGTCTTTGTTCTGTGAGAAAATTTAGAAGTCCATATTTGTGCGCACACTTTATGCATTTACCCATGCACTGCACAGAACGCCCAAAAGGCATTCCACAAATAAAGGTGGAGACATATGACCGCCGGGGCCACCTTCTTGGAGCACCGGGTAAGCAGCCACGGCACGAAAATGGTTCGTCATAACGACGGCAATGAGCATGAAGAGTTGCACCGAGTAGTCCCTTATCTAGCACGGCAATGCGTCACGCGGCTACCGACAGCTGTCTAGGCCATCAAACTCGCTTTTAAACCTACAAGTATTTTAGCGTCATTTCCGGAAATGCAAAAGGAAACGCGCGACGACGTGTTGCTCCGCAATGGTAGCGACTTCGCAAGCCGGGAATCTCATTCCTTCGAATATTGACACAATAACTGTGCGAAAGGCGGCGCCGACGCGTGCCGACGCAGCTGAGTCAGCCGCCAACGAAGCGCGCTCTCGTGCCGTCCGCAGCACAAGGTGCGGAACCGCCACGACCCTACACAATGGGACGCGTCTCCGAAGGTACTAATTTAGACGATGCCGAATTCGATCGATATGGAGGAATTCGACATCTTAATTGTCAGCTCTGATTAGTTCACACGGCTGCTACAGCTTCTCCGATTGGCTCGAAAAAACCACCATGGCGGATTTCGACGGTGTTGCGAATTTGAGTATCCGGTAGCATTCCGGAATCGGTCAAGAGCCACGGGCGACCTCAGGGGCCGTATTCTCGATCGCTagatcactttcggagataccATCACACtcgcgagatttcgcgtgactCGGCACCGGACACGTCGGCGTTTCCGGGGAACAGCGTTCTGTGTGCTATTCAGATGCTCAAATTTCGTCTTACGAATTCCGCCAACTTTGCGTTTTAAATCAATCGGAGAGACCGTAGCAGCCCAGCGAGCCAATCAGAGTTGACAAGATGGCGGAACTAGACAGTATCCAATTGTAGCACTGACTGTCACTGTGTCAAGAAGACCACGTGGTCAAGACATAGAGCCAGGAACTATCGTTGCCGACGGACGCCGACGTGTCTGGTGCTGAGTCACGCGAAAGTGATACAGTATCCCTGAAAGTAATTGACCGAGAATACCTTAATCCAGCTCACGCTGCCCGTCCTTTTAGATCTATGACTGAACACTCTAAGACCCGAAGAATTGGCGATTCTTCGCTGCTCGTAAAACGCCGCAAACTGACAAATGTTCACTCGCCTCTTCGCGCGTCAGCTGCTCGTCTTGGTCGCTGTCGATCTGCTTGAAGACGTTGACGGGCGGCGGGCCGTCCTCGATCTTGGTGAGCTCGGTCTCGAAGACGAGCGTCGAGCCAGGCGGAATGCGGTCTCCGGCGCCCGCCTCACCGTAGCCCAGCGACGGGGGCACGGTCAGCTTGCGCTTGTCGCCCACGCACATGTCGAGCAAGCCCTGGTCCCAGCCCTTGATCACCTGGCCCAAGCCGATCTGGAAGCGGAACGGCTCGTTCCGTtggcggctgcagcagcagcagcagaacacGAAACGTTCCAGATTAGATTATTTGTATAGACATTGTGTAAACAGCGGAGCATGCCGGCGCATGGCGTAGGCAAAGAGGGCAAACTATGTTGACAGGTGCTTGTCGCGTTGATATAcagggcacggccgctggataaggTAATGAGCGCAGTGAACGTGTCATTTTTGCAGACGAGTGCCTAGGCGGGGTGGACATACTTTACCGCTAATAACGTGGGCTTCAGAAGACTAACAAAAATTAActttttttattagtgccttgggGAGAGTTGTCTAAATGGCAATTtttcttaacagcgaagctgttctataaactgtaaaaagtggcgcctgctgtcgcaaaaacctcgccgagctatgacgtcactgcgttgcctaacaACAACCTCGCGGAGCAGCGTGTGCCTCGCcccctctccgtgccgtgcacatgttgccttgacatgggaccaTCTACCTTGATGGAACGgtaaggagagcatgcgcacaCGCCCACGCACTCGCCTAACaaaaattaacttttttattagtgccttgggGAGAGTTGTCTAAATGGCAATTtttcttaacagcgaagctgttctataaactaaaaagtggcgcctgctgtcgcaaaaacctcgccgagctatgcaTGGGCATGGgccgcgcaatgctcgggagagtgAAAGagcaaatgagagcgagatagaaagaaattgtagcagcaccaacgaggcaacgcgctgagctgctgccgacgccgcccgcgttgcctagccgcgcatgcgccgaagcagtagcgatgacgtcacctcgcgttgcctagtaaccgccggcgcaggtgcgcgctcgcttcgcccgacataGACACTGCTCctgctcctgcctgcctgcctgcatttgtggcataccaggaacgctgtcgctcgtaagcgccgacgcgtccagcgctagtcacgcgaaatgtcgcggaATGGAAGGTACCCGAAAATGATAGCTCGAGAacaccttccctacatgcgtataTTTAAACCAAGTttagacctagcagtagcagccagtaagacttgaggattgacactttcgctgtgcctaagctttgcacgaccgagtgcaaacttgcccgctttttttttttttttcttgggggggggggggcagggaatcCCACCGAATTCAAGGTATTCATAATCGAATTGCAAAGCTCAATCGCGGCAGTATCGGGACCGAGCGCGTCTCGCTGCGTGTCAGACGGCAACGCCCCGTAAAGAAGTGTGGGGCGAAGTTCGAATGATAGCATGTCGCGGCGGGGCCGACACGTTTCAAACTTCCTCGAACTTGTCGTCACGGGGCGTTTCCGTCTGATATGATAGCGGggccgccttttctgcgctcccgGCGCGttcggtttcgatattgcctggaCTTACTGTGTAAATTCGACAATTATCTCGAATTAGGTTCGACTTTCAgatttttttgtaaaaaaatgagggTGCATTAGAATGTGACTGCCTTCAAGTTCGCCGTTTAAGCTGCCCCTAAGGCACTAATAGAAAGTTAATTGAGGAATTGTTAATTACTCTTCTCAAGctacgttattagcggcaaagtatgtccaaCTCGCCAGAACTCCTCTGCAAAAACCATAAAGAATCTGTGTAgtcttaaaaaaaaataatccaTACCTAGCAACTTAAAATTTTTGTTGGACTTGCGCATTCTCGCCTTTGAACAAATTGACCTCAGCGGAATTTCGTGGAACGTTTACCAGCACTAAATGCGACGGCATCCTCGTGACGTCACGCTCTGCAGAAGAACGCCTCCATGGCAGATACATGCATGCTGGTTGTACTGAAATAGACACAAGCTAACCCCTTGCACAATGTTCCTGTACGCGGCATCCACATTCCAAAACATGCAGCAGTTTCCGCGGCGCCGTGAAAAGGTGcattatacggggtgatcatttttatgtttttcgtaatttttatctgcaacaggcgatcgTTAAAAATTCCGGAATACTTAAAAATGATTCCCCGGTATAGACCTATAGGTTCATAAGGCGCCCGTTGAGACAGCTTCGCAACCGCATTAGATGTTATGGGGAGTTTCCGCACAGATCTGTCCCTTCAGCTGTCCTGTCGGGTTCACCCGTCGCGTGGCAAGTACCGTTGTACGGCAAGTACCGCGTGGCCGTTGTCGCGTGGCAAGTACACGCGACAATCGGCAGTTACGATAGCGAGAAATAACATTTACTAGTCCCATAGGAAATAAAACGCCCCAGTATACATGGGCCTCCTGGTATACGCTCTTGCCTCCTGCTGGCCCAGCACATTCTTGAGGTGCTGCACAAACGCCATGTTTTTGCTAACGTTCGTGGTGGAGTGCATGGTCCACTCCTCCACAGCTGTTGAGCTGTTAGGAACTCATCCACACTGAATTAAGGAGCAGTTGAAACAGTCGCCACAGGCATTCGACGAGACAGACATCCCAAAGAACCGACCTTGTCTAGAGTCGGCACCAATATGAAAGGGGACACCTTATTTGCATAGATGACACTGGCGGATTTAGAGGGTGGAGTCCACCTGGGAGGCCGGGACATACCCCCTCATCCGTTCTATAATTGTTTTGATCATCCCACTGCGCAAGTCGCGTACAGGAGCATCGAGT is drawn from Dermacentor silvarum isolate Dsil-2018 unplaced genomic scaffold, BIME_Dsil_1.4 Seq516, whole genome shotgun sequence and contains these coding sequences:
- the LOC119435193 gene encoding FK506-binding protein 2, with the translated sequence MRCLVILIAVAVCAQPALSGEEELKVEVVKSTENCSRKSKKGDILSMHYTGTLLDGKEFDSSRQRNEPFRFQIGLGQVIKGWDQGLLDMCVGDKRKLTVPPSLGYGEAGAGDRIPPGSTLVFETELTKIEDGPPPVNVFKQIDSDQDEQLTREEISKYLKEQLPAAQAAGLKDLPDTDKMVEEIFQHEDKDRDGVISKEEFSGPKHDEL